A region of Macrobrachium nipponense isolate FS-2020 chromosome 7, ASM1510439v2, whole genome shotgun sequence DNA encodes the following proteins:
- the LOC135217671 gene encoding uncharacterized protein LOC135217671, translated as MNLEKSQLVPSQRIPYLGMILDSQAFRVFFSPRRIASLLAAVRKLLNRLSCTALEWMSLLGTLASVETFITLGRLHMRTLQFYLKASWDRKIQPDSTVIPISEEIEEDLRWWLSEERAQDGLSLIRANPELEFYANTSDSGWGALLGKEKTSGIWTEQERGLHINIKKLKAIFLGLQSFTPLVEGKKVAVFSDNTTALSYIRKQGGTHSFSLYRMTEHLLLWANSHKVTLFPRYVQGKLNVLADELSRAHPVLPTEWILDIRVCKDLWRLWGQPTIDLFATSRNNRLPLFCSPVPDPLAWKTDAMLLDWSGLNVYALPPFAMIREVLNKFQSHQNVTMTLIAPFWPRKEWFLDLLRMLVDFPRLLPQIPSLLKQPHFDRNHQGLSYLALTGFRLSGTGFSRRAAEAIANCRRVSSAKLYQSKWGVFRNWCRESHTTSSKTSIQEIANFLIYLRDVRKLSTLTIKGYRSMLASVF; from the coding sequence atgaattTAGAGAAGTCACAGTTAGTACCGAGTCAGAGGATTccatatttggggatgattctggactcacAAGCTTTTCGGGTTTTTTTCTCTCCGAGGAGAATAGCCTCTCTCCTTGCGGCTGTACGGAAGCTTTTAAACCGCTTGTCCTGCACGGCTCTGGAGTggatgagcctgttagggactctCGCTTCGGTGGAGACCTTTATTACTCTTGGTCGTCTTCACATGAGGACGCTACAATTCTACCTAAAGGCCAGTTGGGACCGGAAAATTCAACCGGATTCGACTGTTATTCCGATCTCCGAGGAAATCGAggaagatcttcgttggtggttgtCGGAGGAAAGAGCTCAGGATGGTTTGTCCCTCATAAGAGCGAACCCAGAGCTAGAATTTTATGCCAACACATCGGACTCAGGAtggggagccctgttggggaaAGAGAAGACATCAGGCATCTGGACAGAACAGGAGAGAGGTCTTCATATCAACATAAAGAAGCTGAAAGCAATTTTTCTTGGGCTTCAAAGTTTCACCCCTCTAGTTGAAGGGAAGAAAGTTGCGGTgttctcggacaacaccacagcactgtcatatataaggaaacagggagggacacattcGTTCTCCCTGTACAGAATGACGGAGCATCTTCTTCTGTGGGCGAATTCTCACAAAGTGACTCTCTTCCCCAGGTACGTGCAAGGGAAGCTCAACGTTTTAGCAGACGAACTCAGTCGTGCACATCCGGTTCTTCCGACAGAGTGGATATTGGATATCAGAGTTTGTAAGGATCTATGGCGGTTGTGGGGACAACCAacgatagacctctttgcaacgtcCAGGAACAACAGGCTTCCACTTTTCTGTTCTCCGGTTCCAGACCCGTTAGCCTGGAAAACGGATGCAATGCTTCTCGACTGGTCAGGTCTGAATGTTTACGCACTTCCACCATTTGCGATGATCAGAGAGGTATTAAACAAGTTCCAGAGTCACCAGAACGTTACAATGACTCTAATAGCTCCTTTTTGGCCCAGAAAGGAGTGGTTCCTGGATCTCCTGAggatgttagtagacttccccaggcttCTGCCACAAATTCCatcgctactcaaacagccccatttcgacagaaatcaccaagggttgtcgtatctcgctctgacaggattcagactgtccggGACAGGTTTTTCAAgaagagcggcagaggctattgctaactgtagAAGAGTCTCTTCGGCCAAACTCTATCAGTCAAAATGGGGAGTTTTTAGAAATTGGTGCAGAGAAAGTCACACAACTTCTTCTAAAACCTCTATACAAGAGATAGCAAACTTCCTAATATATCTGAGAGACGTTAGGAAGTTATCGACTttgacaattaaaggatacagatcCATGTTGGCGTCagttttttaa